The following coding sequences are from one Lysinibacillus sp. FSL W8-0992 window:
- a CDS encoding DUF2621 domain-containing protein, whose amino-acid sequence MLDGWFLWFILFWVVVLISLMAIGGFFMFRKFLKALPKQDGKSDLDWQEFYLDKTIHLWGQPEKELLYELVSPVPELFRQVAKEKIAGKIGELALEEKAKAIDNDLIIRGYIQATPKRDHKFLRKKLDQLQIDVSPYEHLFE is encoded by the coding sequence TTGTTAGATGGTTGGTTTTTATGGTTTATTTTATTTTGGGTAGTCGTCCTTATCTCGCTAATGGCAATAGGCGGATTTTTCATGTTCCGCAAATTTTTAAAGGCATTACCAAAACAGGATGGGAAATCGGATTTAGATTGGCAGGAATTTTATTTAGATAAAACGATTCATCTATGGGGACAACCTGAGAAGGAGCTTCTTTATGAGCTTGTGAGCCCAGTACCTGAGTTATTTAGACAAGTCGCAAAAGAAAAAATTGCGGGTAAAATTGGGGAGCTTGCATTAGAAGAGAAAGCTAAAGCTATTGACAATGACTTAATCATTCGTGGCTATATTCAAGCTACACCTAAACGTGATCATAAGTTTTTACGCAAAAAATTAGATCAACTGCAAATTGATGTTTCCCCGTATGAACATCTGTTTGAATAA
- a CDS encoding response regulator, whose product MEGDEYVPTVLVVDDTLFMRVTISNMFNEWGYEVVGNAVNGKEAVELYRELQPDLVTMDVTMPVMTGIAAVKRIVPEFPNAKIVMITALGQQKLIVEALESGAKDFITKPFEPERLRAIADQLVGQNC is encoded by the coding sequence GTGGAGGGAGATGAATACGTGCCTACAGTTTTAGTAGTGGATGATACACTATTTATGCGTGTTACAATCAGTAATATGTTTAATGAATGGGGTTACGAGGTAGTCGGCAATGCAGTGAATGGTAAGGAAGCTGTAGAGCTGTATCGAGAGTTACAACCAGATCTTGTAACAATGGATGTAACGATGCCCGTAATGACAGGTATTGCGGCTGTAAAAAGAATCGTCCCAGAATTTCCTAATGCAAAGATTGTTATGATTACTGCTTTAGGTCAACAAAAATTAATTGTAGAAGCGCTGGAAAGTGGTGCGAAAGATTTTATAACGAAGCCTTTCGAACCGGAAAGATTAAGGGCTATAGCAGACCAATTAGTTGGTCAAAATTGCTAA
- a CDS encoding MFS transporter, with product MTKEISIWRNGNFIKFFSANTLANLGNWFDFVGVLILFRYTWKADPMLIALIPIMYAIPSILLGQFAGVFADRRNKRKILIYSDWFRAALTLLLVFTPTPWLALPILFLRNTAGVLSLPAQQGLMRSIVDEKNIMQAITINGSLFQLVKVIGPLIGGSVAGIFSPNVSIAINAIAFIISGILLTQIKVQEIESNKKIEDLQSGFLQSWQEGWHIVLKSKVLLASIIFGIFSTLTIQMIDAQIVTLFSEVFPNKPAFTGWAISAIGIGSLLVVILLTKFKKISKFGWFFGVGSLLIGVMTGGFGFLLQYNFIALAIILSIVGGIGNGLTFTAINYLIQTEPPKEAIGRVTGIIDSLMSILFIAGPLLGGLLITQLGILTTFKTIGLGLTIIGMTGILLQRLIWKQPKLTNVQMNVNEGNESC from the coding sequence ATGACTAAAGAAATATCAATATGGCGCAATGGCAATTTCATTAAATTTTTTTCTGCCAATACTTTAGCCAATTTAGGAAACTGGTTTGATTTTGTTGGGGTCCTTATTTTATTTAGGTATACATGGAAGGCTGACCCGATGCTGATTGCACTTATTCCTATTATGTATGCCATACCTAGTATACTTTTAGGACAATTTGCGGGCGTATTTGCAGATCGAAGAAATAAACGAAAAATCCTTATCTATTCTGACTGGTTTCGTGCAGCGTTAACTTTGTTGCTTGTCTTTACGCCTACACCTTGGTTAGCTTTGCCCATCCTATTTTTACGAAACACTGCCGGGGTATTAAGCCTTCCTGCACAGCAAGGATTAATGAGAAGTATTGTGGACGAAAAAAATATCATGCAAGCCATCACTATTAATGGCAGTCTGTTTCAGTTAGTAAAGGTCATTGGCCCACTTATAGGGGGTTCAGTAGCAGGAATATTTTCTCCAAATGTATCCATTGCAATTAATGCGATAGCTTTCATTATTTCTGGCATACTGCTTACACAAATTAAGGTACAAGAAATCGAATCAAATAAAAAAATAGAAGATTTACAATCTGGATTTCTACAATCTTGGCAAGAAGGTTGGCATATTGTATTAAAAAGCAAAGTCCTTTTAGCGAGCATAATTTTCGGGATATTCAGCACCTTAACAATACAAATGATTGACGCACAAATTGTTACTTTGTTTAGTGAGGTGTTCCCCAACAAGCCAGCATTTACTGGCTGGGCAATTTCTGCTATCGGAATTGGTTCCCTTCTTGTTGTCATCCTTCTAACCAAATTTAAAAAAATCTCTAAATTTGGTTGGTTTTTCGGTGTCGGAAGTCTTCTAATTGGTGTAATGACTGGAGGGTTTGGATTCCTATTGCAATACAATTTCATAGCACTTGCTATTATTCTTTCGATTGTTGGTGGAATCGGCAACGGGTTAACGTTTACAGCCATAAATTATCTCATTCAAACAGAACCACCTAAGGAAGCGATAGGAAGAGTCACAGGTATAATCGATTCCTTAATGAGTATCCTTTTTATTGCAGGCCCTCTTCTTGGCGGACTACTCATTACACAATTAGGGATATTAACCACATTTAAAACAATTGGACTTGGACTAACCATTATTGGCATGACAGGTATATTGCTGCAACGTCTCATCTGGAAGCAGCCCAAACTGACAAACGTACAAATGAATGTTAATGAGGGAAATGAATCTTGTTGA
- a CDS encoding winged helix-turn-helix domain-containing protein has protein sequence MEKIQFSKTDYNVTYRSEKIVFLPREYHLFKYLYQNPSRIFSREELLNAVWPMENPVDRTVDDHIYRVRKKIQPLSSVVEIETIRGQGYLLSMKEVQKSPLLKDDEVSTQVKSLFRKYHRYGQGDALKLLAENQNVFGFQIDLPNLLYLHFMKGDFSWFLDAQEITFWEKCFYLLHIYSLIEPDKKKCLDYFTCALSAEEIPEYHRLEIKLLNRLSLLIFTKQLDKAATLLHRSKNEIYEKNLEGFIPLILLSELWLTLLQKDILKIEERMEETENKLASFPYLRENANLSIIKGCYWLLKNNESKAKDYFDEAFQLLLEAKFIPGVLMNINMILFCVDDFGVSGTLQTDYKDLKEQYISKYKLNEIHSKIEHQLQYNLK, from the coding sequence ATGGAAAAGATTCAGTTTTCCAAAACCGATTATAACGTAACATATCGTTCCGAAAAAATAGTATTTTTACCGAGGGAATATCATCTATTTAAATATTTATATCAAAATCCTTCCCGCATTTTTTCAAGGGAGGAACTGTTAAACGCTGTGTGGCCTATGGAAAATCCAGTCGATAGAACTGTAGATGATCATATTTATAGGGTTAGGAAGAAAATTCAACCCCTTTCATCCGTCGTTGAAATTGAAACAATTAGAGGTCAAGGATACCTTTTGTCAATGAAAGAGGTACAGAAAAGTCCATTATTAAAGGACGACGAAGTATCTACTCAAGTTAAAAGTCTTTTTCGCAAGTATCATCGCTACGGGCAGGGAGATGCCCTAAAACTATTAGCAGAAAATCAGAATGTGTTTGGCTTCCAAATCGATTTGCCTAACCTTCTGTATCTCCATTTCATGAAAGGAGATTTCAGTTGGTTTCTTGATGCGCAAGAAATCACCTTTTGGGAAAAATGCTTTTATCTATTGCATATCTATTCATTAATTGAACCAGATAAGAAGAAATGCTTAGATTACTTTACTTGCGCTTTATCTGCAGAGGAAATACCTGAATATCATCGTTTAGAAATAAAGTTGTTAAACCGTCTATCATTATTGATATTTACTAAACAACTAGATAAAGCCGCTACCCTTCTTCATCGATCTAAAAATGAGATTTATGAGAAAAACTTGGAAGGTTTCATCCCCTTAATCTTGCTTTCCGAACTATGGCTTACCTTACTTCAAAAGGACATTCTAAAGATAGAGGAAAGGATGGAAGAAACAGAAAATAAGCTTGCAAGTTTTCCTTATCTAAGAGAAAATGCGAATTTATCAATTATTAAAGGTTGCTATTGGCTTCTTAAAAACAATGAATCAAAAGCTAAAGATTATTTTGATGAAGCGTTTCAGCTACTTTTGGAAGCTAAATTCATACCTGGGGTGTTAATGAACATCAATATGATTTTATTTTGCGTAGACGATTTTGGCGTGAGTGGTACACTACAAACTGATTATAAAGATCTAAAAGAACAGTACATATCCAAGTACAAATTAAATGAAATACATAGTAAAATCGAACATCAGTTACAATACAACTTAAAATAA
- a CDS encoding cytochrome c biogenesis CcdA family protein produces METDINVFLAFGAGFLSFISPCTLPLYPAFLSYITGMTLDELKSERGMMQKRAILHTLFFLLGFSIIFIMIGLGASLAREFFLNYQTLLRQIGAILIVIFGLMIVGLLQIDFLMKDRKFQFKNRPSGYLGSILIGIAFAAGWTPCTGPILMSIITLAGANPSSGFSYMFAYYLGFAIPFFVLSFFISRMNWIRNHSQKIVKVGGYIMIAVGILLFFDGLTYITRLLQPIFGGFIGF; encoded by the coding sequence ATGGAAACTGATATTAACGTATTTTTAGCGTTTGGCGCAGGCTTTTTAAGCTTCATTTCACCGTGTACGCTCCCACTGTATCCTGCATTTTTATCATACATAACGGGAATGACATTAGATGAGCTAAAATCTGAACGGGGCATGATGCAAAAGCGTGCTATTTTGCATACGCTATTCTTTTTACTAGGTTTTTCAATTATTTTTATAATGATTGGCCTTGGCGCATCTTTAGCAAGAGAGTTTTTCCTTAATTATCAAACATTGTTACGTCAAATCGGCGCAATTTTAATTGTTATCTTTGGCTTAATGATTGTAGGATTACTTCAAATTGATTTTTTAATGAAAGATCGGAAATTCCAATTTAAAAATCGGCCATCCGGCTATTTAGGTTCGATTTTAATCGGTATTGCATTTGCAGCGGGTTGGACACCGTGTACAGGACCTATCTTAATGTCCATTATTACACTAGCTGGAGCAAATCCTTCTTCAGGGTTTAGCTATATGTTTGCTTATTATTTAGGATTTGCGATACCATTCTTTGTGCTATCATTCTTTATTTCACGTATGAATTGGATACGCAACCATAGTCAAAAAATCGTAAAAGTCGGCGGCTATATTATGATTGCTGTAGGGATATTGTTATTCTTCGACGGTTTAACGTACATCACACGATTATTACAGCCTATTTTTGGTGGATTTATTGGCTTCTAA
- a CDS encoding CcdC family protein, with protein sequence MLSNIPSHYYVIGSTIMAIIMGSFVMVIRMRASKKPTNEKKIIIPPIAMSSGALMFLFAQFRVPPMQIIEAAAVGVVFSTILIATSKFEVKGQDIYLKRSKAFVFILVGLLIFRVVAKMILSNSIDVGELAGMFWILAFAMLVPWRIAMLIQFKKIKKTIPLKNM encoded by the coding sequence ATGTTAAGCAATATCCCTTCTCACTATTATGTTATAGGTTCGACTATAATGGCCATTATAATGGGTAGCTTCGTTATGGTAATACGTATGCGAGCTTCCAAAAAACCTACAAATGAGAAGAAAATTATTATTCCACCGATTGCAATGTCTTCAGGTGCGTTAATGTTTTTATTTGCACAATTTCGAGTGCCACCTATGCAAATTATAGAAGCAGCTGCTGTAGGCGTAGTGTTCTCAACAATTTTAATTGCTACTTCTAAATTTGAAGTAAAAGGTCAGGATATTTATTTAAAACGTTCAAAAGCGTTTGTATTTATTTTAGTTGGACTGTTAATATTCCGTGTTGTGGCGAAAATGATATTAAGTAACTCAATAGATGTCGGCGAGTTAGCAGGCATGTTTTGGATATTAGCATTTGCTATGCTAGTCCCATGGCGAATTGCTATGCTTATTCAATTTAAAAAAATCAAAAAAACAATTCCGCTCAAAAATATGTAA